The following proteins come from a genomic window of Pirellula staleyi DSM 6068:
- a CDS encoding EsaB/YukD family protein yields MSEQTERKGTRVTFLDQTGAKSVEAVIADTVTAKRILPNIITKMNLPVMGPDGQPMSYSLDHKEGGRRLQEDQTLPAAGVQDGHHLIVYPEIVAG; encoded by the coding sequence GTGAGTGAACAAACGGAGCGAAAAGGTACACGAGTTACGTTTCTCGATCAGACTGGCGCCAAGAGTGTCGAGGCGGTGATCGCCGACACCGTGACTGCCAAACGCATTCTGCCCAACATCATCACCAAGATGAATCTGCCGGTGATGGGCCCTGATGGTCAGCCGATGAGCTACAGCCTCGATCATAAAGAGGGTGGCCGCCGTTTGCAGGAAGATCAAACGCTTCCCGCTGCCGGTGTTCAGGATGGACATCATTTGATTGTTTATCCCGAGATCGTCGCGGGTTAA
- a CDS encoding DUF1501 domain-containing protein — translation MLEQVAGGFGALALSALVAQGDLALPLAAADLAPPSNELRGVDFPAKAKSVIFLYMDGGPSQVDTFDPKPRLTAENGKPFGLKMEPTQFNNNGATLGSPWKFARHGQSGIEISELFPEVAKHADKLAVVRSMTSQFPEHTSANYFLHTGTGIQGRPSMGAWATYGLGSECRDLPGFVVVNGGLVPPGGLDNFNSGFLPATYQGSIFAASNPPVANVIPIEPNTQLQRNKLDFIQQIESQDTTRSSAVESAIANYELAYRMQSVVPRLTDYSGETAETQALYGIDQKHKGTASFARQCILARRLVEEGVRFIELTCPNVGHDRWDQHGNLKQGHEDNARAVDQPIAALLADLERRGLLESTLVVWAGEFGRTPFAQGSNGRDHNPYAYSIWMAGAGIKGGTIYGSSDDYGYKVVENRVEMHDLHATMLHLLGVDHTKLTFRFSGRDMRLTDVHGHVIHGILS, via the coding sequence ATGCTCGAGCAAGTGGCGGGTGGCTTTGGCGCACTGGCTCTTTCGGCGCTCGTGGCCCAAGGGGATTTGGCGCTGCCACTGGCGGCAGCCGATCTGGCACCTCCTTCGAATGAACTTCGTGGAGTCGACTTTCCGGCGAAGGCCAAGAGTGTCATTTTCCTCTACATGGATGGTGGACCGAGTCAGGTCGATACGTTCGATCCCAAGCCACGCTTAACAGCCGAGAACGGGAAGCCGTTCGGGCTGAAGATGGAGCCCACGCAGTTCAACAACAACGGCGCGACCCTCGGGAGTCCCTGGAAGTTTGCCAGGCATGGCCAAAGTGGCATCGAGATTAGCGAGCTCTTTCCTGAAGTTGCCAAGCATGCCGACAAACTGGCGGTGGTGCGTTCGATGACAAGTCAGTTTCCCGAGCACACCTCGGCGAACTACTTTTTGCACACCGGGACTGGCATTCAAGGACGTCCCAGCATGGGAGCTTGGGCGACGTATGGCCTGGGGAGCGAATGCCGCGATCTGCCGGGATTCGTGGTCGTGAATGGTGGACTCGTGCCACCGGGCGGGCTCGATAATTTCAACAGCGGATTTTTGCCGGCGACCTACCAAGGTTCGATCTTCGCTGCCTCGAATCCACCGGTGGCGAATGTGATTCCGATCGAACCCAACACGCAGCTGCAGCGGAATAAGCTCGATTTCATTCAGCAGATCGAGTCGCAAGATACGACCCGTTCGTCGGCGGTGGAGTCGGCAATTGCCAACTACGAATTGGCCTATCGGATGCAGTCGGTCGTGCCGCGGCTGACTGACTACTCGGGCGAGACAGCCGAAACGCAGGCGCTCTACGGCATCGATCAGAAGCACAAAGGGACGGCGTCGTTTGCGCGACAATGCATTTTGGCTCGGCGGCTCGTGGAAGAAGGGGTGCGTTTTATTGAGCTCACTTGTCCCAATGTGGGGCACGATCGCTGGGATCAGCATGGGAACTTGAAGCAAGGGCACGAGGACAACGCGCGGGCTGTCGATCAGCCGATCGCTGCGCTGCTGGCCGATCTCGAACGCCGTGGTTTGCTCGAGAGCACGCTGGTGGTATGGGCTGGCGAGTTTGGCCGAACCCCGTTTGCTCAAGGGTCGAATGGCCGCGACCATAATCCTTACGCCTATTCGATTTGGATGGCTGGCGCAGGGATCAAGGGGGGGACGATCTACGGCAGCTCCGATGACTATGGTTATAAAGTGGTCGAAAATCGTGTGGAAATGCACGATTTGCACGCCACCATGCTGCATCTGCTGGGGGTCGATCACACGAAGCTGACGTTCCGCTTTTCGGGACGCGACATGCGCTTGACCGATGTGCATGGCCATGTGATTCACGGCATCTTGTCGTAA
- a CDS encoding PSD1 and planctomycete cytochrome C domain-containing protein, translating into MRISCDVSAVGRSLRVATLFASLLLSPSLTLAADDAAPPADAAGIEYFEKSVRPILVARCYECHDASKGEVKGSLAVDSREALLAGGDTGAAIVPGDAKKSLLIDAVNYGEIYQMPPKSKLPAEEIAILTKWVDMGAPFPVSAGPATAKPKAFDLEKRRAEHWCWQPIAKPAIPAVKNATWPQQPLDHFILAKLEASGMNPAAPATKQQLVRRLYFDLIGLPPTPAEVQKYLDDNSSSATEELVSDLLSRQEFGEHWARRWMDLARYAESRGHEFDYDIPNAFEYRDYIIRAFNDDLPYDQFLIEHLAGDLLETPRLGGEQKYNESVIATGFWHLGEWVHSPVDIRKDETDRYDNAVDVFSKSFLAITVSCARCHDHKFDAISQADYSAMLGFLQSSSYRLARFDTEREHLKIAKELAAIDAKYQPLFTRASVEGIEVQSDELARYLTAARKLIPAAKQPAEEKSKLLAAAAEESKLDVARLSAWAELLATARDDRAHPLHLLAHVNAASGKLEPGVLERVNEEHLAAQDRLAKTRQIISYEEQNADDWYADGVTFGLGIQSAGRWRYLPSAPQQVELVARSGALRDFTWDKIRIAPGSMGENGCLAALERSGRTLKTPTFTVENGQLHYLVSGGVMVYAAVDSHSVIHGPLHGQIVLDHGDEKSPLRWITQDLSAYQGHRIHLEFVPKGASDTRIYRVVEGAHPGDATTNQVSALLVPENSDTLDLEAAKRIASLLNADAIAKLAADESSADRAKLVGVLLDRKLWSGDAARSPLANVAAEYLAEREKVTSQIKWESRLAMALLDGSGEDEPLLIRGNVRTVGELVPRNLPQALQPTPLAATRGSGRLEIAQQLVSPENPLVSRVIANRLFHYMMGRGVVASVDNFGVLGEQPSHPALLDHLAQQMIESGWSMKKMIRQIALSSTYQMASVPADATYSERDPSNLLWHRALQKRLPGEAIRDSMLRISGRLQTQIGGPSVPVHLTPFMQGRGRPGSGPLDGNGRRSVYISIRRNFLSPMMITFDTPIPFTSIGRRNVSNVPAQSLIMLNDPLVTQLASTWAQKVSEAEKESVEGRIALLYREAFAREPSEAELKIARNFLVTQAGEYKVDEKHLLAEPRLWNDLAHALWNVKEFIFID; encoded by the coding sequence ATGCGCATCTCCTGCGACGTCTCAGCGGTTGGTCGGTCCCTCCGTGTGGCCACCCTATTTGCATCCCTTCTGCTGAGCCCGTCGCTGACGCTCGCTGCCGACGATGCTGCGCCCCCAGCCGACGCTGCTGGGATCGAATATTTTGAAAAATCGGTCCGCCCGATCCTTGTCGCACGCTGCTACGAATGCCACGACGCCTCGAAAGGGGAAGTGAAAGGGAGCCTGGCGGTCGACTCCCGCGAGGCGCTACTTGCCGGCGGTGATACCGGCGCCGCAATTGTGCCGGGCGATGCCAAGAAAAGTTTGCTGATCGACGCCGTGAACTATGGCGAGATCTATCAAATGCCCCCCAAGTCGAAGCTGCCTGCCGAGGAAATCGCGATCCTCACCAAGTGGGTCGACATGGGTGCCCCGTTTCCCGTTTCGGCAGGCCCCGCAACTGCCAAACCCAAGGCTTTTGATCTCGAAAAACGTCGCGCCGAACATTGGTGCTGGCAGCCGATCGCCAAGCCAGCTATTCCTGCGGTGAAAAACGCCACTTGGCCCCAGCAGCCGCTCGACCATTTCATCCTCGCCAAGCTTGAAGCGTCGGGCATGAATCCCGCCGCACCAGCTACCAAACAGCAGCTCGTGCGGCGTCTCTATTTCGATCTGATTGGACTGCCACCCACTCCAGCGGAAGTGCAGAAGTATCTCGACGACAATTCGTCGAGTGCCACCGAAGAACTGGTAAGCGATCTCCTCTCGCGCCAGGAATTTGGCGAGCACTGGGCTCGCCGCTGGATGGATCTCGCGCGCTACGCTGAATCGCGTGGCCACGAATTCGATTACGACATTCCCAATGCCTTCGAGTATCGCGACTACATCATCCGCGCTTTCAACGACGATCTTCCTTACGATCAGTTTCTGATCGAACACCTGGCAGGCGACTTGCTCGAAACGCCCCGGCTCGGCGGCGAGCAAAAGTACAACGAATCGGTGATTGCCACCGGCTTTTGGCACCTTGGAGAATGGGTCCATTCGCCGGTCGATATTCGTAAGGATGAAACCGATCGCTACGACAATGCGGTCGATGTTTTCAGCAAATCGTTCCTGGCGATCACGGTCAGCTGCGCACGCTGTCACGATCACAAGTTCGACGCGATTTCGCAGGCCGACTACTCCGCGATGCTCGGATTCTTACAGAGCAGTTCCTATCGCCTCGCGCGCTTCGATACCGAGCGCGAGCATCTGAAAATTGCCAAAGAACTCGCAGCGATCGACGCCAAGTATCAGCCGCTCTTTACCCGCGCGAGTGTTGAGGGGATAGAAGTCCAGAGCGATGAACTGGCCCGCTATCTCACGGCTGCTCGCAAACTCATTCCCGCCGCTAAACAGCCTGCGGAAGAGAAATCGAAACTGCTCGCTGCTGCCGCGGAGGAAAGTAAACTCGATGTCGCTCGACTTTCGGCCTGGGCCGAACTTTTGGCTACGGCTCGCGACGACCGCGCTCATCCGCTGCACTTGCTCGCGCATGTCAATGCCGCCTCGGGAAAACTAGAGCCGGGGGTTCTCGAACGCGTGAACGAAGAGCATCTGGCAGCCCAAGATCGACTTGCAAAAACGCGGCAGATCATCTCCTACGAAGAGCAAAACGCCGACGACTGGTATGCGGATGGTGTGACGTTTGGCCTCGGAATTCAGTCGGCGGGGAGGTGGCGCTACTTGCCCTCAGCGCCACAGCAAGTGGAGCTTGTCGCACGCAGCGGAGCGCTGCGTGATTTCACCTGGGACAAAATTCGGATCGCACCTGGGTCGATGGGTGAGAACGGCTGTTTGGCTGCTCTCGAGCGGAGTGGACGCACCCTCAAAACTCCCACGTTCACTGTCGAGAATGGTCAGCTGCATTACCTCGTGAGTGGTGGTGTGATGGTCTACGCCGCTGTCGACTCGCACTCGGTAATTCACGGTCCGCTGCATGGTCAAATCGTGCTCGACCATGGTGATGAAAAATCACCTCTCCGCTGGATCACGCAAGACCTCTCGGCCTACCAAGGGCACCGTATCCATCTGGAATTCGTACCCAAAGGGGCGAGCGACACACGTATCTATCGCGTCGTTGAAGGTGCGCATCCAGGGGATGCGACGACCAACCAAGTTAGCGCCCTGCTTGTTCCCGAAAACAGTGACACGCTCGACCTCGAAGCCGCTAAGCGGATCGCTTCGCTTCTGAATGCCGATGCGATTGCCAAACTGGCCGCCGACGAATCGTCCGCCGATCGCGCGAAACTAGTCGGTGTACTTCTCGATCGCAAACTTTGGTCCGGAGATGCCGCTCGCAGTCCCCTTGCTAATGTGGCAGCCGAGTACCTGGCTGAACGCGAGAAAGTGACCAGCCAGATCAAGTGGGAATCGCGACTCGCCATGGCGCTGCTGGATGGGAGTGGTGAAGACGAACCGCTTCTGATTCGGGGCAACGTCCGGACAGTGGGGGAACTGGTGCCGCGAAATTTGCCCCAAGCGCTTCAGCCAACTCCGCTCGCAGCCACGCGCGGAAGTGGCCGACTCGAAATTGCTCAGCAGCTTGTTTCGCCCGAGAATCCGCTTGTCTCGCGCGTGATTGCCAACCGCCTGTTCCACTACATGATGGGGCGCGGAGTGGTTGCCAGCGTCGATAATTTTGGGGTTCTCGGCGAGCAGCCTTCGCATCCAGCCTTGCTCGATCATCTCGCGCAGCAAATGATCGAGAGTGGTTGGTCGATGAAGAAAATGATTCGACAGATTGCTCTTTCGAGCACGTATCAAATGGCAAGTGTTCCTGCTGATGCCACTTACAGTGAACGAGATCCGTCGAACCTGCTGTGGCACCGCGCCTTGCAGAAACGCTTGCCGGGGGAAGCGATACGGGACTCGATGCTCCGCATCTCGGGGCGCTTGCAGACGCAGATCGGTGGACCGAGCGTGCCAGTGCATCTCACGCCGTTCATGCAAGGTCGCGGTCGACCCGGCTCGGGCCCGCTCGATGGAAATGGACGTCGTTCAGTCTATATCTCGATTCGACGCAATTTTCTCTCGCCGATGATGATCACCTTCGATACGCCGATTCCGTTCACCTCGATCGGTCGGCGGAATGTTTCGAATGTGCCCGCGCAGTCGCTCATTATGCTAAACGATCCGCTTGTCACTCAGTTGGCATCGACCTGGGCTCAGAAGGTGAGTGAGGCTGAGAAAGAGTCGGTCGAGGGACGAATTGCACTGCTTTATCGTGAAGCCTTCGCGCGCGAGCCGAGCGAAGCGGAACTGAAGATCGCCCGCAACTTCCTGGTGACGCAAGCGGGCGAATATAAAGTGGACGAGAAGCATCTTTTGGCCGAGCCACGTTTGTGGAACGACCTAGCGCATGCACTCTGGAACGTCAAAGAGTTTATCTTCATCGATTAG
- a CDS encoding transglutaminase-like domain-containing protein: MKFPGFRQWHGVCHSWLRLLSAILLAMFVAGCQTETPPDQAPPSPELPTSVAVPTESLETWEACFLRNSAALPAGAKLGTGSEAAYLGLARIGYVQTIVEPIEEAGEKCLRTTSRSVSSFQRLGQTVRQEVVVTSVERLSGEVIRLESTMNGGDAPVVTKAKFGENSVALVTETAGKKSEQSLPWSPDYRGPFGVEQSLQAEPLKTGKTREISLFLPVLNIVGQARLEAVGRERVELPGGQQELIRITSSTKIGPQSLDMLMWQNDEGQVLKTEVVGIGQVNFRATREEALRDAEQAELDLMITSTVKLKSPAKIPLNASKAVYLAKLRGGIGSTKFETGLSQQVEKLADDQLRITVSRVTPTTPLPEDSATKIEFPTDDDSRSNSLIQSDDPAVVALAQGVAAGETEPAKIAIALEQQVHSTITKKNFSQAFASAAEVAVSKQGDCTEHAVLLAAMCRARGIPARVAFGLVYYPPEQGFLYHMWNEVWTGDRWVPLDATLGQGIAPVDRLKLASSSLAGASPYAAMLPVVQVFGRLELEVIEVE, encoded by the coding sequence ATGAAATTTCCAGGTTTTCGACAATGGCACGGCGTCTGCCACTCGTGGCTCAGGCTACTTAGTGCAATTCTGCTGGCGATGTTCGTGGCCGGTTGCCAAACGGAAACGCCTCCCGATCAAGCTCCACCGTCGCCAGAACTGCCAACTTCGGTGGCGGTTCCCACGGAGTCGCTCGAGACCTGGGAAGCCTGTTTTTTGCGGAACTCCGCAGCACTTCCCGCCGGGGCAAAGCTCGGAACGGGGAGCGAAGCTGCGTACTTGGGCCTCGCGCGCATCGGCTACGTGCAAACGATCGTCGAGCCGATCGAGGAAGCGGGCGAAAAATGCTTGCGGACGACATCGCGATCGGTCAGCAGTTTTCAGCGGCTCGGACAAACGGTGCGACAAGAGGTGGTGGTGACATCGGTGGAACGTCTTTCCGGAGAAGTGATTCGGCTTGAGTCGACGATGAATGGGGGGGATGCACCGGTCGTTACGAAAGCGAAATTTGGCGAGAACAGCGTCGCGCTAGTGACTGAAACCGCGGGCAAAAAAAGCGAGCAGTCGCTGCCGTGGTCGCCCGATTATCGAGGTCCATTTGGAGTCGAGCAGTCGCTGCAAGCCGAGCCTCTGAAAACGGGTAAAACCAGGGAAATCAGCCTGTTTTTGCCTGTGCTGAACATTGTGGGACAAGCCCGACTGGAAGCAGTGGGGCGCGAGCGGGTGGAACTGCCCGGGGGTCAGCAGGAGCTGATTCGGATCACCAGCAGCACGAAAATCGGCCCACAATCGCTCGACATGCTGATGTGGCAAAACGACGAAGGACAGGTCCTGAAAACCGAAGTGGTTGGCATTGGCCAAGTGAACTTTCGAGCGACCCGCGAGGAAGCACTCCGCGATGCCGAGCAGGCCGAACTCGACCTCATGATCACCAGCACAGTGAAGCTGAAAAGTCCTGCGAAAATTCCGCTCAACGCCAGTAAAGCGGTCTACCTGGCCAAACTGCGTGGAGGAATCGGGAGCACAAAGTTCGAAACCGGTCTATCGCAGCAGGTCGAGAAGCTCGCCGACGATCAGCTGCGGATCACCGTAAGTCGGGTCACCCCCACAACTCCGCTACCTGAAGATTCCGCGACTAAAATCGAATTCCCCACTGACGACGATTCCCGCAGCAACTCGCTCATCCAGTCGGATGATCCTGCGGTCGTGGCGCTCGCCCAAGGGGTGGCTGCTGGGGAAACCGAACCCGCTAAAATTGCGATCGCACTTGAGCAGCAGGTGCATAGTACAATTACGAAGAAGAACTTTTCGCAGGCGTTTGCTTCGGCAGCCGAAGTGGCGGTCAGCAAGCAGGGGGATTGCACGGAACACGCGGTCCTTTTGGCGGCGATGTGTCGTGCTCGCGGAATTCCGGCGCGCGTTGCTTTTGGACTGGTGTACTATCCCCCTGAGCAAGGATTCCTGTATCACATGTGGAACGAGGTTTGGACTGGCGACCGCTGGGTTCCACTCGATGCCACCTTGGGACAAGGGATCGCGCCGGTCGATCGACTGAAGTTGGCGAGTTCGAGTCTCGCCGGAGCCAGCCCCTATGCGGCGATGCTCCCGGTGGTGCAAGTGTTTGGACGTTTGGAGCTGGAGGTGATTGAAGTCGAGTGA
- a CDS encoding GNAT family N-acetyltransferase: protein MNQVTRERYLPPSDLPLPSLQPVLSTPRLALRPFTPDDAAEVQRLAGDRDVAATTRLIPHPYPDGLAEAFIRSLPEQYEHGKGATFAIALTDGALIGAISLAFHWEDQHAEMGYWVGKPYWNRGFCTEAARRILEFGFGPLKLSRVFANYLANNPASGRVLAKLGMRQEGCLRQHRLKNGRFEDLVLCGILAAEFPLARK, encoded by the coding sequence GTGAATCAAGTTACCCGCGAACGCTATCTGCCCCCGTCCGACCTGCCACTTCCGTCGTTACAGCCCGTGCTGAGCACGCCCCGGCTGGCGCTTCGCCCATTCACTCCGGACGACGCCGCTGAGGTCCAGCGATTGGCTGGCGACCGCGATGTCGCGGCCACAACTCGGCTGATCCCGCATCCCTATCCCGATGGACTGGCGGAAGCCTTCATCCGGTCGCTTCCCGAGCAGTACGAGCATGGCAAAGGGGCCACCTTTGCGATCGCACTCACCGACGGGGCACTAATCGGGGCGATTTCGCTCGCCTTTCACTGGGAAGACCAGCATGCCGAGATGGGCTACTGGGTCGGCAAGCCCTACTGGAATCGTGGCTTTTGCACCGAAGCTGCCCGGCGGATCCTCGAATTTGGCTTTGGCCCGCTGAAACTCTCGCGCGTGTTTGCCAACTACCTGGCCAACAATCCGGCCTCGGGGCGGGTGCTCGCGAAACTAGGCATGCGGCAAGAGGGTTGCCTGCGACAGCATCGGCTGAAGAACGGCCGATTCGAAGACCTCGTGCTGTGCGGCATTCTGGCCGCTGAGTTTCCACTCGCGCGGAAATAG